In Rutidosis leptorrhynchoides isolate AG116_Rl617_1_P2 chromosome 2, CSIRO_AGI_Rlap_v1, whole genome shotgun sequence, one genomic interval encodes:
- the LOC139892367 gene encoding ADP,ATP carrier protein ER-ANT1-like, with translation METKTERFSSDFLMGGAAAIMSKSAAAPLDRVKLILQNQGELLKRGQLKRPYTGVGNCFKRVFKEEGFFSFWRGNHVNVIRYFPTQAFNFAFKGYFKSLLGRSKERDGYLKWFAGNVASGSAAGATTSLFLYHMEYARTRLATDSIGNEVNRKRQFNGLFDVYRKTLATDGIRGLYRGFGISIVGITMYRGMYFGLYDSIKPIVLVGSFKDNFIASFFLGWSVTTFSGFCAYPFDTLRRRMMLTCGQPSKYRHAIHALSEIVRLEGFWALYKGVTANMLVGVAGAGVLAGYDKLHRIKYKS, from the exons ATGGAGACAAAAACTGAGAGGTTTTCGTCCGACTTTTTAATGGGAGGCGCAGCAGCTATAATGTCGAAAAGTGCAGCAGCACCACTAGATAGAGTAAAACTTATACTGCAAAATCAAGGTGAGTTGTTAAAACGAGGTCAACTCAAGAGGCCGTATACAGGGGTCGGTAATTGTTTTAAAAGGGTTTTCAAAGAAGAAGGCTTTTTCTCGTTTTGGAGGGGTAATCACGTCAATGTTATTCGCTATTTTCCGACTCAG GCTTTCAATTTTGCGTTCAAAGGTTACTTCAAAAGTCTACTTGGACGGTCAAAAGAAAGAGACGGGTATTTGAAATGGTTTGCTGGTAATGTTGCTTCGGGGAGTGCTGCAGGGGCCACCACATCATTATTTCTATATCATATGGAGTACGCCCGTACCCGTTTAGCCACTGATTCAATCGGCAATGAAGTTAATAGAAAACGACAGTTTAACGGGCTTTTCGATGTATATCGCAAGACCCTTGCGACAGATGGCATTAGAGGGTTGTACCGTGGATTTGGAATTTCGATTGTCGGAATTACTATGTACAGAGGAATGTATTTTGGTTTATATGACAGCATTAAACCTATTGTCTTGGTTGGATCATTTAAG GACAATTTTATTGCGAGTTTTTTCTTGGGTTGGAGTGTGACAACCTTTTCTGGGTTTTGTGCTTATCCGTTTGATACGTTAAGGCGAAGAATGATGTTGACTTGTGGTCAACCATCTAAGTATCGTCATGCTATACACGCGTTGAGTGAAATCGTGCGTTTAGAGGGGTTTTGGGCATTATACAAAGGAGTTACTGCTAACATGCTTGTTGGTGTAGCTGGGGCTGGAGTTCTTGCAGGGTACGATAAATTGCACCGAATTAAATACAAGTCTTGA